The Kribbella amoyensis genomic sequence CCAGCCCGGATTCGCCGGCAGCCCGTTCAGCGGAGTCATCTGCACGTCGGTCAACGACGCCGTCCTGCACGGCCTTCCCGGCGACTACCGCCTCGCGGACGGCGACCTGCTCAACGTCGACTGTGGCGCCTCCGTCGACGGCTGGTGCGCCGACTCGGCCACCAGCTTCGTCGTCGGCACCCCCGCCCCCGAAGACCTCGAACTCATCGCCAACACCGAACGCGCCCTGGAGGCCGGTATTGCCGCCGCCGTCCCCGGTAACCGCCTCGGCGACATCGGCGCCGCGATCGGCGAGGTCGGCCGCGCCGCGGGCCTCGGCACCAACCTCGACTTCGGCGGCCACGGCATCGGCCGCCGCATGCACGAGGACCCGCACGTTCCCAACGGCGGCCCCGCCGGCCGAGGTCTCAAACTCCGGCCCGGCCATGTCCTCGCCATCGAACCCTGGTTCTGGCTCGGCCAGACCACCACGTACGTCATCGACGACGACGGCTGGACCCTCCGCTCCAGCGACGGCACCCGAGGAGCCCACGCCGAACACACCGTCGCCGTCACCCCCACCGGCCCCAAAGTCCTCACCCTCCGCTAACCGCAGACCGGCATCGGCATCGGCGTCAGCTGATGAGGGTTCAGGCAACGCGGGTGATCCAGGCAAGCAGCCGGTACCGCTTCGCCCTGAGGCGGAGCCGCATGACTCGGGTGTTGCTCAGAAGAGGGTTTGCTGGTCGGGGTCGGGGACGACGGGTGGTACGCGGGCGGGGCCGTGGGTGCGTGGTTGCCTTGAGGTTGACTGGCTCGGGTGGGGCCTCCGTTCGCCCGGCGAGGTTGGGTGTGAGCGTGGCGGGTCTAGTGGCGTGTCCGTCCATCGCACCGGGGTGTCCGGCGAGCGCTCATACCGCCTGCCGGAGTGCCCTGGTCCGCGGAAGCGGGCCGCTGGATCCGGCTCGCCCCAGCCTGATGCGGAGCCCGGACCCGAGGCTTCGACCACGCCCCGGGTCGCGCGGATGCCCGACGTACCGGCCGATCCGGAGCCGGCCCGATGGCGGGACTCCTTGCCGAAACCGTGGTGGTCGAGCAGGGGTTTCACCTTGCCCTCGAAGGCGCGGCGGTAGCTCGGCGACGCATTGGGGCCGTGCGAGTACAGCGCTTCGTACCGCTTGACCAGGTCCGGCCGCTCCCCCGCCAGCCACTGCATGAACCACTCCTTCACCCCTGGCCGGAGATGGAGCACCAACGTGGTGACCCCGGTGGCACCGGCCGCCGCGAGCTCGCCGAACAGGTGGTCGAGCTGATCCGCCGAATCCGTCAGCCACGGCAGCACCGGCGCAACCATCACCCCACAAGGCAATCCCGCCTCGCGCACAGCCCGGATCAGCTCCAGCCGCCCGCGCACGGACGGCACGCCTGGCTCGACGGCCCGGCGCAGTTCCTCGTCCGCGAGCGCGAGGGAGACGCCGATCCCGACCGGCACCTGCTCCGCCGCGGCCCGCAGAAGGGCCAGGTCGCGGCGGAGCAGAGTCCCCTTGGTCAGGATCGACAACGGCGTCCCGGAACCGGCCAGCGCCTCGATGATCCCCGGCATCAACCGGTACCGCCCCTCGGCCCGCTGGTACGGATCCGTATTGGTGCCGAGGGCAACTTGCTCACCGCGCCACGACGGCTTGGCGAGCTCGCGGCGCAGTACCTCGGCGACGTTCGTCTTCACCACGATCTGCTGATCGAAGTCGCGGCCCTGGTCGAGCTCGAGATACCGATGGCTCGGCCGGGCGAAGCAGTACCGGCAGGCGTGGGTGCAGCCACGGTACGGGTTGACCGTCCAGCTGAACGGCATCCCCGACCCCGGCACCGAGTTCAGCGCGGAGCGGGCGAGCACCTCGTGGAACGTGACGCCCTGGAACTCCGGCGTGGTCACGCTCCGCACCAGGCCCGCGATCGATCCGAGCCCCGGCAACGTCCCCGGGGTCTCGGCGTCGATTTGCTGCCTTGCCCATCTCATGCAGTACAGTCGAACACATGTTCGCCCAGCTTTCAAACCGACAGGAAGACCTGTGGATGTGTCAGGACACGGGTGACACTCGATCTCTCAAGACATCGGTGACACTCATGGCCAACCAAGGCATCTGCTCGGCCTGACCCGGACGCGCTCGCTCAGCGGCAGATGAGTGCGTTTCCCGAGTCAGCGTTCAGTAGCGCCACAGCAGCGCCAGGGTGGGCCAGGGCGTAGATCGGGTGATCCCCGTTGATGATTGCGGCCACACAAGCGCATGCTGTGGCCGTGAACAAGGTTTCGCTGACGGCGCCGACCCCGGCGTTCGGGGAGCGGGTCGTGGGCGCGGCGGCGATCGCGCTGGTAGCGTCGTTGGTCATCCAGAATGCGGTGCTGGTCCGGGCCGGAGCGCCCGGCTTCGGCGACCCGATCGAGAAGGTGCTCGCTTTCCACGCGGAGAACCGCGGCGCGGTCGCGATCGCGGTCGGCTCAGAGGCGCTGAACCTGCCGCTGCTGCTCGTGTTCGTGACCGGTTTCCACGGGCTGGTCGGGCGTCGCGGGGGTGCGGGCGCCGACTGGTCGCGTCTCGCGGTGGCCGCGGGCGCGACTCTCGCGGCGGTCTTCGCGCTCTACGCGGTTCTGTGGAACGGAGTCGTATTGTCCGCCGGCGAGCTCGCCGAGCCGAGCCCGCTGTTCAAGCTCGTCTGGCAGCTGCATGCAGGAGCACTCGCTCTGGCGCTGCCGGCGCTCGGCACCACCTTCATCGGCGCTGCGCTGGCGGCGCATGCGAGTCGGCTGGCGGCGCCGTGGCAGCGTGTGCTCGGCGTGGCCGGGGGAGGCCTGCTGATCGCCGCCGGGGTGGCCAACCTCGCGATCGCTGACGGATCGCCGATCCTGTTCGTGGGGCTACTCGGCTACGCCGCCTGGCTCGTGTGGCTCCTGGTGACCGGGGTACGGCTGGTTCTGATGGCCAGGAAGGTCGGCGCCGCCTAGGAACCGATCCCGCCACGTCCTGAGACATGACACGACAGGAAGACCTGGCATGGCGGTCGTCGATATCACCGGCAGGTTCGGGGTCGGTGGACCGGACTCAGAAGGCCGGCCCGTTGTCACTGATGCCGTCAGCACCTAGCACGATCCGACGCCCGCTCGCATTTGCCACCGAGGCGGTCGTGCCTGTTCGAGTGGCGGCCCCCAGTACGCGGAAAATTCCGGCGTGAGCCACCACAAGAACCACAGAGGCGAGGCCGGCAGCGGCTTGCAATCCTCGCAGCACACGATCGGCGAAGGTGTCGAATCCCTCGCTGTCGCCGGGAAGATCGGTTGACATTCCGCCTCTCCAGGCTGCCAATGCACCCGGAAACGTGTCCTCGATCTCCCCGGCTGTGAGTCCCGTCAGCGTTCTACTCCACCGTTCGCGCAGGTCCGGCAGTTCGGCTGGTGGAGCAAGCCCAAGAGCATCCGAAACGATGAGGCCGGTCTGTCGTGCCCGACTCAAGTCGGATGTTGCCACGGCACCGACTCCCGCACCGCGACATTGGTGAGCCAGTTCGGATGCCTGCTTCCTGCCCAGATCAGTCAGTGGCGGATCAGCCTGACCAGCCCATCGTCGATCACTGTTCCAGGTCGACTCCCCATGACGAACCACGATGATTTCACCAAAGGTCATCGGGGCATCCTCGCACCGATCCCGGTCAGCATGGCGCCCGCCAGATGCCCTACGTCAGTTCCGCATCAGCAATGGCCAACCCCGCGCGGCCGCACCCCAAACCCCATAACCGTCACCCATGCCCTGAGACATCACACCGACTGGAAGGCCTCCGCATTCGCGGCGGCCCACTGGCGGTACGTCTTGCCCGGGCGACCCGTCAGCTCCTCGACCGTGGCCTCCGGCGTCATCGAGTACTCCGCCATCATCCGGAAGCCGTCGACCAGCCACTCGGCGGACTCCTCGCCCATCGCGGGCGCCCAGGCGGCGACCGCTTCGGCGTGCGAGAGCTCCTCGAACCGCAACTCCCGCCCGATCGCCTCGCCGATGATCCGCACCTCCTCCGGCTGCGTGAGCGCCTCCGGCCCGCTCATCGTGAGCTTCCGCCCGGTGTAGCTCTCGTCCAGCAGGACCACGCGCGCCACGGCCGCGATATCGCCGAGGTCGATCGGCGTCTGCACCGCCTTGGCGTACGGACCGCGCACCACGCCCTCCGCCTTGATCGACGGCGCCCAGTCGAGCGTGTTGTTCATGAACTGGCCGGGCCGCAGATGCACCCACTCGAAGCCGGCGTCCTCGATCCCCCGCTCGACCTTGTAGTAGTGCCAGCCCGAGGGATCGCCCTGCGCCTCGTACTCGGCCGGCTCGCCCGACAGCACCACCACGCGACGCACACCCGCCTTGGTCGCGCACTCGATGAAGTCGTCCACGAACGCCGGCAGCGGCGCGAGGTAGACGGTGTCGATCCCTTCCAACGCGTCGGGCAGCGTCGACGGACGCCCGAGGTAGCCCCGCGCGACCTCGACCCCGGTGGGCAGCACAGCCCTCGCCGGATTGTTGGTGAGCGCCCGCACACCCTCCACGCCTGCCGTCAGCAGCTCGTCCACGACCAACCGGCCCACACTGCCGGTCGCACCCGTCACCAGGATGGTCATTCCCCACTCCTTCACCTCGGAAGCAATTTCCGTAGGGTATACGAGAATTGCCCTCATACGCCTATGCGAGGATGCGGCGACGGGAGGACGGATGACGGTTCAGCACAGCGGCGGCGGCCAGGCCGACCGCACGCTCGCCCTGCTCTGGCGCAACCACAGCCCAGCTCCGGCCACCGATCAGCCGGTCCCCGATCCGCAGGCCTCCGATGCGCAGGCCTCCGATCCGCGATCTCGCCGAGCGCGAGGTGGACGCGGTAGGCCCCCGTCAGCAGCCGTTGGCGGCGAGGCAGGTGCGAAGCGGGTACGAGGGCGGCGCCCGACGCTGACGGTGGACGCCGTGATCGAGCAGGCGCTCGCTCTCGCGGACGAGCGCGGGTTGCCGGCAGCGTCGATGGGCGGGGTGGCGAAGGCGCTCGGCGTCGGCACGATGACGCTCTACACCTACGTGCCGTCGAAGGAGGAGCTCCTGGACCTGATGGTCGACCAGGTGCTGCTCGAGCGCGAGCTCCCAGGACCCGGCGATCCGCGTCCGGCCGACTGGCGTGAGCAGGTCGAGCTGTACTCCGACCAGACGCGCGCGATGTTCCGCCGCCACCCGTGGCTGGCACATGTCTCCACGATCCGCCCGCCGGTGGGACCAGGGATGCTCGCCGGCCGGGAGTACCTGTTGTCCGCCATGGTCGCGCTCGGCCTTCCCCCGGCCCGGGCGAACCTGGCCGCGCTCGCGGTCACGACGTACATCGACTCGGCTGCGGGCCAGGAGGCCGAGAGCGACCTGGTCGAGCACCAGACGGGCCAGAGCAACGATGCCTGGTGGCACGATCGCGGCGATCTCTGGGAGACGTACTTCGACGTCGACCGCTACCCGACGATGACGGCGGTGTGGAACGCGGAAGAGGGCGGCATGGCGTACGGCGGCAGCATCCGCGAGGTGTCCGCCGATTCCTACCAGTTCGGGTTGGCGCATCTTCTCGACGGCATCCGGTCCACCGTCTGACCGACGATGTTGCGAGCCGTGGGCAACTACCGGGCGCGCGGCCAGGCCTTTCGGGTGAGGGCGAAAGGGATGCGGGTGGTTCGGGGTGGGCCGAAAGGCGGGCACGGGGGCGGGGCTCGGGGCCGAAGGTGGAGACATCGCAACGAGGTGTCCCAGTTCGGGGGTGCCGCTGATCAAGGGGAGATCATGCGTAAGACGATGAAGATTGCCGCCGGAATGGCCATGGCGGGTGGCGCGTTGGCGGCCTCGGTGGGCGCCGGAGCGCCGGCTGCACAGGCCGCGGAGACCGGTGGGACGAGCGCGCAGGGCGGGACGTACGCGGGATGCCCGTACGGCGCGGTCTGTGTGTATCCGAACGGCAGCTGGAACGGCGGGCGTCCGTCGCACGTGTACTACAGCTACGGTGCGCACAACCTGAGCAACCAGTTCGGGACGCACCGGGTGTTCAACAACCAGTACGGCGGGGCGAAGGCGTACATCTGCTTGGAGTACGGCGGCAAGAACTGCCCGACGTACCTCGCGCAGTACCACTACGTCGACAAGAACCTCACCCCGATCAACTCGCTGAAGCTGACCAAGTCCTGACCTCTCCACACCCGCAGCGGCATCACGGTAACCACCGTGGTGCCGCTTCGGCGTTGGGTCAGTGCTCGCCGGTGAGGACCTTGGTGCCTACTGGGCTGATGGTGTGGCGGACCGCGTTGCCTACTCGGTAGGTGGTGACGAGGCCGGTTCGGTGCAGGACGCGGGCGTGTTCGCTGGCCGAGGCGAGCGAGATCCCTGTCCTGCTGGCGAGTTCGCTGGTCGAACAGGCACCGGCCGAGATACTGCGCAGGACCAGCGCCCGCGTTCGGCCGATCAGATCCGCCACCGCACCGGCGTGATCGGTACCCCGACCCACCGCCCGACGATCCGGGTCCACGTGGACGACAGCCGATGCGTCATGCCGCACCGGGTACACGAGTACCGGCGGGAGTTGCGGGTCGAAGAGCATGATCGGGTAGCGCCAGCAGAAGTACGACGGGATCAGGCGCAGCCCGCGACCGCAGAGATAGAGATCGCGATCCACGTGCGGCAGGTCGACCGTCAACAGCGGGGCCTGCCAGCGCACGGCTTCGGGCATGATCGAGACCAGGTTCTCGAAACCGTTCGTGGCCACGGCTTCGCTCTGCTGCTCGATCTCGCGGATCACGGCGGTACCGATCTTCGGCATCTGCGGCGCGATCTTCGTCCGGTGGAAATGCCGCAGCCCGTGGATCAGCCGCTCCATCACCGCGGGATCGCCAGCTGCGAGGCGGCGCGTCCAGCGCGGGAGGCGGACCGACTCCGCCAGCTTCCGCAACTCGGCCGTCAGCCGATCGGGCGAGGTCGACCGGATCTCGGCCAGCCCCGCCTCGAGTCCTTCGGCCGCACCGGCCGGGGTGAGGAAATCGGGGGTGTAGCCGACGGGTGGAGCGAGCACCAGCAGGTCACGTTCGACCGCGGTCAGCCGGGCCCTGGTCCGTTCGCGCCAGGCGCCGAACACCGTCGGGCCGTCATCGGTCTGCAGCATGTTGAGGCCGAGTACGACCTCCCACAACGGATCCGGCTCCTGCGCGATCGTCGTCCTGGCGAGATCCGCGCAGCCGAAATGGACCCGGTACACCATCAGATCGCCCTCCCCCGAGGCGGCGGTTCACGCAGCGCTCCCCCAGCGCGACCGCACATCGCGTACGAACCACTGGTTCCACCCTAAGCACGCAACGGGGTCACCCGAGCGAGCCCCCGGATGCCGTAGCGTGTGCGAGGCCGTTCGGGGGCGCGAAGGGTGAGAGAGGGCTGGGGCAGTGAGTACCGAGAACTTCCAGGTGGATCTGCAGGGCATCGTCGACCTGCTGAGTCACCACCTGTACAGCAGTCCGCGGGTGTATCTGCGCGAACTCCTGCAGAACGCCGTCGACGCGATCACCGCCCGGCGGGCGGCGGATCCGGCGGCGCCCGGGCGGATCGCAATCCAGGTGGACGACCGGCGGCTGAGCATCGCCGACACCGGCGTCGGCCTCGAACCGGACCAGGTTCGCGAACTGCTGGCCACGATCGGCCGCTCCTCCAAGCGGGACGAGATCGGCTTCGCCCGCACCGAGTTCCTCGGCCAGTTCGGCATCGGGCTGCTGTCCGCGTTCATGGTCGCCGACCAGATCGACGTGATCACCCAGCCGGCCACCAGCGGCGCGACGCAGTGGATCGGTACCGCGGACGGCCGGTACAGCACGACCGAGGCGCCACCGCGGGACGAGATCGGTACGACGGTCACGCTTCTCGCGAGGCGCGGCGCCGAGCAGTGGTTCAAGCAGGCGACCGTGGTCGAGCTGGTCCGGTTGTTCGGCGCCCTGCTGCCGCTCGAGATCACGGTGAACGGCGAGCGGGTGACCGACGGCAAGGCGCCGTGGGAGGGCGACAGCCGCGCCGACCTGGTCGGGTACGCGCAGGACCACCTCGGGTTCACCCCGTTCGACGTGATCCCGCTGAACAACCCGGCGGCCGGGCTGACCGGGGTCGCGTTCGTCCTGCCGTTCGCGGCGAACCCGGCCGAGCGGGCCACGCACCGCGTGTACCTGAAGCGGATGCTGCTCGCCGAGGGCGTCGAAGGCTTGTTGCCGGACTGGGCGTTCTTCGTCCGCGCGGTGATCGACACGTCCGAGCTGCGGCCGACGGCGAGCCGCGAGGCGCTTTTCGACGACGGGCACCTGGAGGCGACCCGGGAGGCGCTCGGTGCGCAGTTGCGCGGCTGGCTGGTCCGGCTCGGCAGTACCGATCCGCAGAAGCTGGACAAGTTCCTCTCGATCCACCAGCTCGGTGTGAAGGCGCTCGCGCTGCACGACGACGAGATGCTCGAGCTGGTGTACCGCTGGCTGCGGTTCGAGACCAACCACGGCCGGATGACCGCGGCGGAGTTGCGGGAGCGCGGCAACGAGATCCGGTACGTCGCGACGATCGAGGAGTTCCGCCAGCTCGCCGCAGTCGCCGCGGCGCAACAGCTGACCGTGGTGAACGGCGGCTACACCTACGACGCCGAGCTGCTCGAGCGGTTGCCCGAGGTGGTCGACGGAATCGTCACCAGCCGGTTCGACCCGACCGAGTTGAGCACCAGCTTCGACAGCCTCGACCCGCGGACCGAGCTCGACCTGCGCGCGTTCGTCCGGACCGCGCAGGAGACGCTGGACCAGGTCGGCTGCGAGGTCGTGGTCCGCGCGTTCGACCCCGCGAGCCTGCCCGCGATGTACCTGGTCGACCGCTCGGCCCGGTTCGCCACCGAGCTCCGCGCGACCCGCGACCGCGCCGACGCGCTCTGGTCCGAGGTCCTCGGTGCCCTGGATACCCACGACGACAGCCGCCCCCAACTCGTCCTGAACCACCGCAGCCCCCTGGTCCGCCGGATCGCCGCGCTCGGTGATCCCGAACTGGTGAAGCTTGCCGTGGAAGGCCTGTACGGGCACGCGCTGATGCTCGGCTATCACCCGATCAGTCCCGCGGACTCCGCCCTGGTGAACCGCTCGTTCCTCGGTCTGCTCGACCAGGCCGTTCCTACTCCGGAGGACCCGACGCGATGACCGACGACCTGGTGGACCGGCTCCACCGAGCGCAGAGCACGCCGTACGGCAAGGCGAAGTCGGCCCTCTTGGAGGACGTGGTCCGCCGGGCCGACGCGGCCGAGGAGGCGGACATCGCGTTCTTCTCCCGGCTCGCCCTGGTCACGGCGTACGTGATGGGCGGCGAACCGCGGAAGTCGCTGGTACCGTTCGCGCGCTGCGTGGCGGACTGGGACGCGGACCCGGAAAAGTACCAGGAGCACTCGCACATGTTCCACTGGTGCTTCAAGTTCGCACCGAACACGCTGACGAAGTTCCCCGAGGTCCCGCTGGACCGGGCGTACGCCGTCCTCGACGACATGGAGCGGCGCTGGCGGCAGAGCGGGCACAGCCTGCACGCCGTCCACCAGCACCAGTGGCAGGTCGCCGCGCACATCGGCGACAAGGAGACCGCGGCGGAGCAGTTCCGGCTGTGGTCCACCGCGCCGCGGGACGACCTGTCGGACTGCATCGGCTGTGACCCGACGCAGAAGGTGAACCACCTGACCGCGACGGGTCGGACGGCGGACGCGGTGGCGCTCTCGGTGGGTGTCCTGGACGGGCAACTCACCTGCAACGAACAACCGCAGCAGATGCTGACCGCGTTGCTCCCCGCCTACGTTGCCGAGGGCATGTACGCCGAGGCGGTCGACGCGCACCGCCGCGGGTACCGGATCCTCCGGGGTCAGCCGGGCGAGCTGGGTACGTACGCCGACCACATCCGCTTCTGCGCCCGGACCGGGAACGAGACCCGCGCGATCGAGCTGGTCGAGCGGCACCTCGGCGAGTTGGCCGAGCCGCCGAGCCCGTTCGCCGCAATGGAGTTCGCGGCGGCCGCCTCGCTCGCACTGAGCAAGGTCGACGTACTGATCCGTCGTCCGCAGGCCGAGGACGTTCCCGCCAAGCAGCTGGCCGAGGAGCTCGCGCAGCAGGCACTGGAGCTCGCCGCACAGTTCGACGAGCGCAACGGGACCACGCACCAGGGCGACGAGGTCCGCAAGCTGCTCACCGCCGAGCCGTGGATCGAGTACCTCCCGCTGTCGGAGACCGCGCGCCGGGCGGAAGCGCGCAAGCAGGTCCGACCGGCCCCGAAGCCGACCCCGGATCCGTTGCCCGAAGCAACCGGTCGCGGGTGGCTCGACCGGGCCGAGGAAGCCTGGCAGACGGATCGGCGGAGCGAGGCGATCGCGTCCTGGAGCGCCTTCGAGCAAGAGGTCCCGGAGAGCGAGCGGACCACCCTCGACCGGGCTCGCCTGCTCGACGGCCAGGGCCTGGCGGCGTGGCAGCAGCCCGAGGTCGCGCTGGAGGCCTGGGGCGAGGCGATCACGCTCTACACCGAGCTCGGCGACGAGCTCCGGGTCCTCCGCGACCGCGGCCGGATCGCCCGGATGCTGTGCGAGCTGGGCCGGGTCGAGGAAGGCGTCGCGACCGGCGAGGAGCCCCTGCGCCGGCTGGTGACCGAGGACGAACCGCGCCGGCGCGGCGGGTGGCAGTACACGCTGGCGATGGTGCTCGCTCAGTCCGGCCGGACGGACGAGGCGCTGCAGGAAGTGATCTCGTTGCGCGCCAACCCGGCGACCGAGGGCGACCTGCGGACCGGTGCGGCCGCCCTGCAGTGCAACCTGCTGTTCCAGCAGGATCGGCTGGAGGAGGCGGAGGCCGCGGCGACCGACGCGCTCGCGACGGACGATCCGCAGGCGCTCACGTTCGCGTACCGGCAGCGTGGGATGACCCGTTTCGCCCAGGACCGCCCGGCCGACGCGGTCGGTGACTTCGAGGAGGCCGTGGCGCTGGCGATCGGGCAGCCCGGATTCGAGGTCCACGTCGCGATCTGCCGGCTCGAGCTCGCCAAGTCGTATCTGTTCACCGGCCGCGCGCTGGAGGCGGCCGAGACGGCGGAGGAGGCGCTCGATGTCCTGCGGGATCCCGAGCTCGGCGGCCTGGTCGTGGAGGTACGCGGCGTGCTCGTCGACGCGTACCGCGCGGTCGGCGACCTGGACGCCGCGCTGACCCAGGTCCGCGCCCTGCTCGCCGACGCACCCGCCGACGCGCATCCGCACTGGCTCGGGCTGACCCGGCAGGACGAGGGCTCGCTGCTCGAACGCCTCGACCGGGACGAGGAGGCGGTCGACTCCTTCCTGGCCGCCGCCGAGTACTTCCAGGCCGCCGAACTCCCGATCGACCACGTCCAGGCCCTGCGCCTGGCGGGTCAGTCGGCCCGGTACTCGGGCAACTTCGACCTGGTCCGCGACTTGGCCGGCCGCGCCGTACCGGTCCTCGACGCGCTGCCGTCGGCGGAGCAGCCGGTGCTCTTCCAGCGGGCCGGGATCCATTGGGACCTGGCGCTCCTGGCTCTCCAGCAAGGCGACACGGCCACCGCCGTCGCCGAAGCCGGGCAGGCCGTCGAGCCCTACGAGCGCGGCGGCTTCGAGGACCAGGCCCTGAACGCCCGCCTCCTCATCGCCGAACACGGCAGCACCGACGCCGAGCCGCTCCGGGAGATCTTCACCTCGCTCCCGACCGGCCACGACCAGTACCTCCGGGCCGGCTGGCTCCTGGTCGACCGCCTCCGCCAGCTCGGCCGACCGGCCGAAGCCGACACCTTGGCGGAAAAGCTCAGCTGACGGGCGGACCCCCACCACTCACCAAAGTCCCGGACCAGGACCCAGCGGCGACCACGCACGCCTGAGCACCGGACGAACGCCGGGTTTGGTGAGTAGTGGACGTCCGGATGCAACCTTTGCGGGCTCGGCTGCCTCTAGCCGGGTATGAGGGTTGATGCGGATGCCGAAGCCGTCGCCGTGCTCCAGCCCGCGATCCGCCCGCCGGAGGCACCGGCAGCCGACCCGCGGTGTGACTTCGAGTCGTACGTGTCCACCCGGTACGGCGCGCTGCTCGGCCTCGGCTACCTGCTGACCCAGGACCGGGCGCTCGCCGAGGACCTGGTGCAGACGGCGCTGATCCGGTGCTGGTCGTCGTGGCACCGGGTCAGGTCGGAGGATCCGCACGCGTACGTCCGCCGGGTGATGGTGAACGCGCACACCGAGTGGTGGCGCCGCCGGCGCGGCCGGACCGAGG encodes the following:
- the map gene encoding type I methionyl aminopeptidase, translating into MVELKTPTEIEQMHAAGQVVAAALTAVKKQAAVGVTLRDLDEVARDVLRAAGATSLFEGYQPGFAGSPFSGVICTSVNDAVLHGLPGDYRLADGDLLNVDCGASVDGWCADSATSFVVGTPAPEDLELIANTERALEAGIAAAVPGNRLGDIGAAIGEVGRAAGLGTNLDFGGHGIGRRMHEDPHVPNGGPAGRGLKLRPGHVLAIEPWFWLGQTTTYVIDDDGWTLRSSDGTRGAHAEHTVAVTPTGPKVLTLR
- a CDS encoding Rv2578c family radical SAM protein — its product is MRWARQQIDAETPGTLPGLGSIAGLVRSVTTPEFQGVTFHEVLARSALNSVPGSGMPFSWTVNPYRGCTHACRYCFARPSHRYLELDQGRDFDQQIVVKTNVAEVLRRELAKPSWRGEQVALGTNTDPYQRAEGRYRLMPGIIEALAGSGTPLSILTKGTLLRRDLALLRAAAEQVPVGIGVSLALADEELRRAVEPGVPSVRGRLELIRAVREAGLPCGVMVAPVLPWLTDSADQLDHLFGELAAAGATGVTTLVLHLRPGVKEWFMQWLAGERPDLVKRYEALYSHGPNASPSYRRAFEGKVKPLLDHHGFGKESRHRAGSGSAGTSGIRATRGVVEASGPGSASGWGEPDPAARFRGPGHSGRRYERSPDTPVRWTDTPLDPPRSHPTSPGERRPHPSQSTSRQPRTHGPARVPPVVPDPDQQTLF
- a CDS encoding ArsR/SmtB family transcription factor gives rise to the protein MVYRVHFGCADLARTTIAQEPDPLWEVVLGLNMLQTDDGPTVFGAWRERTRARLTAVERDLLVLAPPVGYTPDFLTPAGAAEGLEAGLAEIRSTSPDRLTAELRKLAESVRLPRWTRRLAAGDPAVMERLIHGLRHFHRTKIAPQMPKIGTAVIREIEQQSEAVATNGFENLVSIMPEAVRWQAPLLTVDLPHVDRDLYLCGRGLRLIPSYFCWRYPIMLFDPQLPPVLVYPVRHDASAVVHVDPDRRAVGRGTDHAGAVADLIGRTRALVLRSISAGACSTSELASRTGISLASASEHARVLHRTGLVTTYRVGNAVRHTISPVGTKVLTGEH
- a CDS encoding SigE family RNA polymerase sigma factor, encoding MRVDADAEAVAVLQPAIRPPEAPAADPRCDFESYVSTRYGALLGLGYLLTQDRALAEDLVQTALIRCWSSWHRVRSEDPHAYVRRVMVNAHTEWWRRRRGRTEVPSEDPLAEAPRPEYVSGLVGLVEHADLIQALRRLPRRMCAAVVLRYFEDLTEAETAEVMGCSVGTVKSQTHRALTRLRAELGSLDAEEA
- a CDS encoding histidine phosphatase family protein, coding for MTFGEIIVVRHGESTWNSDRRWAGQADPPLTDLGRKQASELAHQCRGAGVGAVATSDLSRARQTGLIVSDALGLAPPAELPDLRERWSRTLTGLTAGEIEDTFPGALAAWRGGMSTDLPGDSEGFDTFADRVLRGLQAAAGLASVVLVVAHAGIFRVLGAATRTGTTASVANASGRRIVLGADGISDNGPAF
- a CDS encoding TetR/AcrR family transcriptional regulator, producing MTVQHSGGGQADRTLALLWRNHSPAPATDQPVPDPQASDAQASDPRSRRARGGRGRPPSAAVGGEAGAKRVRGRRPTLTVDAVIEQALALADERGLPAASMGGVAKALGVGTMTLYTYVPSKEELLDLMVDQVLLERELPGPGDPRPADWREQVELYSDQTRAMFRRHPWLAHVSTIRPPVGPGMLAGREYLLSAMVALGLPPARANLAALAVTTYIDSAAGQEAESDLVEHQTGQSNDAWWHDRGDLWETYFDVDRYPTMTAVWNAEEGGMAYGGSIREVSADSYQFGLAHLLDGIRSTV
- a CDS encoding DUF4386 family protein — encoded protein: MNKVSLTAPTPAFGERVVGAAAIALVASLVIQNAVLVRAGAPGFGDPIEKVLAFHAENRGAVAIAVGSEALNLPLLLVFVTGFHGLVGRRGGAGADWSRLAVAAGATLAAVFALYAVLWNGVVLSAGELAEPSPLFKLVWQLHAGALALALPALGTTFIGAALAAHASRLAAPWQRVLGVAGGGLLIAAGVANLAIADGSPILFVGLLGYAAWLVWLLVTGVRLVLMARKVGAA
- a CDS encoding HSP90 family protein; translated protein: MSTENFQVDLQGIVDLLSHHLYSSPRVYLRELLQNAVDAITARRAADPAAPGRIAIQVDDRRLSIADTGVGLEPDQVRELLATIGRSSKRDEIGFARTEFLGQFGIGLLSAFMVADQIDVITQPATSGATQWIGTADGRYSTTEAPPRDEIGTTVTLLARRGAEQWFKQATVVELVRLFGALLPLEITVNGERVTDGKAPWEGDSRADLVGYAQDHLGFTPFDVIPLNNPAAGLTGVAFVLPFAANPAERATHRVYLKRMLLAEGVEGLLPDWAFFVRAVIDTSELRPTASREALFDDGHLEATREALGAQLRGWLVRLGSTDPQKLDKFLSIHQLGVKALALHDDEMLELVYRWLRFETNHGRMTAAELRERGNEIRYVATIEEFRQLAAVAAAQQLTVVNGGYTYDAELLERLPEVVDGIVTSRFDPTELSTSFDSLDPRTELDLRAFVRTAQETLDQVGCEVVVRAFDPASLPAMYLVDRSARFATELRATRDRADALWSEVLGALDTHDDSRPQLVLNHRSPLVRRIAALGDPELVKLAVEGLYGHALMLGYHPISPADSALVNRSFLGLLDQAVPTPEDPTR
- a CDS encoding SDR family oxidoreductase, whose product is MTILVTGATGSVGRLVVDELLTAGVEGVRALTNNPARAVLPTGVEVARGYLGRPSTLPDALEGIDTVYLAPLPAFVDDFIECATKAGVRRVVVLSGEPAEYEAQGDPSGWHYYKVERGIEDAGFEWVHLRPGQFMNNTLDWAPSIKAEGVVRGPYAKAVQTPIDLGDIAAVARVVLLDESYTGRKLTMSGPEALTQPEEVRIIGEAIGRELRFEELSHAEAVAAWAPAMGEESAEWLVDGFRMMAEYSMTPEATVEELTGRPGKTYRQWAAANAEAFQSV